The region caattaatacgtAACATCCTCTCCTGGCGTTAACTTACGTGAAACCTAtatgaaataatgtaattcTAACATCCTGCTCTCAATAACTTCGCGATTATACAATTTCTGTACTTTGAGTAGCAAATACTGCATGCTCGtgttttttaacaatttttgtcaGTCGTTTTACGGAAACGATTTCAAGCATTTGACGCATGCTCGTGACTTCATCACCACAGTCCGTcatagtattttaaatatgtataatgaacAGCTAATAATAGGCACGTGCATTATCTTTTGACATTGTATTTGCATATTGTATTGATATATGTGGCTCGATTATTTTTGATACATTATGATATGCATTAATATCAatcttaaatatgtataatgaacAGCTAATAATAGGCACGTGCATTATCTTTTGAcattatatttgcatattgtaTTGATATATGTGGCTCGATTATTTTTGATACATTATGATATGCATTAATATCAATCTCTTCATATCGATTTTCTCTGTCTTATACGATAATACCGCGGATATAACACGGACATAACTGTAACTAACATAATAAGGTCTGGATACCGAATAGCAAAGAGTACCTATATCCAACGAGATTACCCGAATTTGACGGGAAAATAAGATAGGATTTGTACATGCATATTCctcatgaattttttaagtattctCAGTACTATGGGAGTTTTTATTGTATGAACTTTTGAGAAATACTTATTTAGAACGGATATGTGGTTAATTCTTCTCAGAAATTCttcatgtatttatttttctgtatgtATTCCTTAAAACAAAATCTCTGTGAAATTATATTCAGTGTTATTTGGGGTACTATAGTAAACAGCTGATAAAAGGCACTATCTTTTGACATTGTATTTGCATAATGTATTGATATATGTGGCtcgattatttttgtaacattgtGTGATATGCATTGTCAGTTTCCCACTCTTTATAACGATTTTAtgcttatttatataagacaAAACTAGCTGGTCGTCAAAAAATACGATCGTGCGTCGCGTCAGATATGCACGCGGCAGCAGAAAAGCAAATCTAGCAAAGCAAACCGATTAATGGTTTTTACGGGAAACCACTATACGTTAGTACTGTTCGAGCTGTCGAGGCAACAAACTCTCCTAGATCAACAAtccaaattttatcattaatttacaCGAATCGCATATTCGAAGAAAATGTCCCACGCCTCCCACGTCGAAGATTCTCAGAGATGGATCGACCAGGTGATGGCGAGGATCATCGAGAATCTTGGATTGGACGTTGATAAAGCTCGATACGAAATCTCCAAATCTATCAACTTTATAATGACAACCATGTATTACGTACGCCTGCAgtttaagaataaaacaaaCGATCAGAACGAGGAATTGTCTATGGTGCTAAAGAGACCCATGAAGAACTTCATCTACATAACTCGCATCGATCTTCAATTTGACAACGAGATTCTGTTCTATCGAACGTACGTCCAACCGAACGAGATGCATTTTTACGCAAGATGTTACTACGCCGAAAAACGGTCGCCCACCGATTTCGTGATCGCCCTGGAGAACGTTAACGAACGAGGATATCATTCTTGCTCGTACCTGCACAACGCTCCTTTCGAGTACACGTTGGCGGCGATGCGCGAGTTAGGACGATTTCACGGGAAAGGGTACGTTATGAAGGAATTACAGCGGGAAAAGTTCTTTGACGTCGTGGCGCGATTGCAAGAGTCTAGATGGGAAGTAGGAAACGTGTTTGTAGTTCATTCCAATGTTAAGGCGACGCGATCGTTGGAATATCTCCGCAGACAAGGCCACGATGCAGCTTTCTGCGACAGGATGGAAGCCTGCTTCACGAACGCGTTTGACGAAGTGATAATGAAGATAATAAAGCCGGTTGAACCTCTGGCCACGATGTGCCACGGCGATTTTCTATTGAGCAACATTCTCTTCAAGGCGGATGAGGGTGGACGATATTGCGCGATGCTGATCGATTTCGCAGTTATTAGATATTCGACGCCTGTCGTCGATCTCTCCACGTATCTCTACAACTGTTGCTCGATTGAAGAGATACGAGAGAAATTTTTCGACATCTTGCGGGCTTATCACGACGCGTTGATGGAGTATTTGCTGGACGCTGGCGTTCAAGACATTgagaaatattcatataacgcTCTGTTGGACGATTTTAGGAGGGGCGCTCTCTTCGGTTTTATTGTTGCATCCTATTTTTTACCGGCAATGTTAGGATATCTTAAACCAGAAGTGATAGTACAAGACATAATTAGTCTAGGCTCGTTGGGAAGTGCAAAGAAGCAAAAATATGCCGGCGGAGACGAAGTATGTAAAATACTTGCTGATATATTGCTGCATCTTAGAGATCTTGGCTgcttgaaacatattttataatgatagATAATTCAcataaaatgcatataaaatacaatttatatcgaTTAATAACTATGAAGTATATATGTCAAAAGATTTTTAAGTGATCAGGTGAtcaagtaatttaatatagattcgtaattatattaaaggcaaaggatttattttctaaatattgttGTCTCTTTCTCGTTGTCATTTCTATACGAAAAATAGTAGttacattataatacaaaGACCGAGTTGCAGGTGTAATTAGAGGCGAAATATATTGAATCACGTTCGACTTTATAGTGTCTTGTGCAATATATTAtggataaaattgtatattatagttaaaaaCTTCAATATCgcaataatattcaattcaaAGAAAGTAATGCAAACGCGTATAACtaacaaaaacataaataataaatatacattttattttaataataattaaaatttacatgaaaAGAACTTGAAACATAGTAGATATGTATTATccgtttatataaatatgcctTCGCCTCATTAACgtctttgtaaaatttttaattaagcttAAGCTGGACAGTCATTTACACATATGTGTCTGAAAAAAAGTCTTGAAGCATCTTTAcgacgtcttttagacatgtgtctacactgttaaattcgtagtgtcaaattatactcaatttgaatcATTTTCAACAATTCctataggtcgccactgctcttactcaatatgtcgttaacttaattaaattaagaagagaaataagaaatagaagaaaaataagaaataattaattaaattaactaatcgagtcaaaataatactgttttgtgttaaagtaataaatctcGACATACATGCatagtagttaaaaataacaaaatgttatttaacacacaaggtattggtttaaatttcatccttttaACAGTGTAGGCAGTATTTTACAAGCGTCTTAAATATTCTTATGTATACGCTAACAAtggttaataaatattttacttttaaaatttgccTTTTCTACATGTTGTACTTTTAATacttatatgttattttgtaCTCTAGCGAATAGGCGAATTAAtgtttttgataattatcCACGATATTCGCGGCGACAATGGGAAATACTAATCGTCCGTGACTGTCCGCGCAACCCGCCTGCGACCGAACAAGTACCGCgaaatacttatttttgagaaatgtctACACCCCGAGCGCTAAATCGATATTAACGGCAGTACGCGATAGGCGCTGCGTTAAATAATGCATGCAAGATTAGTAAAGCTTACTCTTACCGATTAAATAACTCTCGCGACGCCACTCGTTCCGGAGCCGGTCCTTTCCCGTGTCCGCCGCGATCTGGAAATGGAAAGAGAACGTCATCAATATGGCGGAGACGCGTCATCCCCCGCACGGGAAACTTTTCGCGCCAAGCCAAGACAAGAGTGCCATGACGTCACTATACGCGTCCCGCTCTCAACTTCGCGATCACGTCGAATTTTCCGAATTtcgaaaatcaaaattaatactaTATACGCTCGCTTATGATTACGATCATTATTTCGCATTCTACCGAATAAACGTACTAATATGTTTGGCAGATATACGCGATATTCGCGACATGGGAAAATACGATCGTCACTTTCGCGATTGCCGGCGCGACGCAACGCGCTTTCGACCGAATAAGTATACTGAAATacgtatttttacaaatcatTATACCGAGCGCTGAATCTATACTATGCGCGATAGGTGCTGCGTTAAATAATGCATGCAAGATTAATAAAGGTTACTCTTACCAATTAAACGAGTCGCGACGCCGCTCGTTCCAGGTTCCagggccgccgcgccggccgatCCGTTCTGTCAGTTCTGAGTCCGCCACGCCTCCGCGCGTTCTGCAAAAGAAGGAGTACGTCATCAATATGGCGGAGGCACTTTGTCTTCGTCTCCAGCGCGGTCAACTTCACGTAATAAGAGCGGCGCGGATGCATCACGCGTTCCGTTCCTATATTCGCGTTTACgcatttttcttgttttaacaattaaatgcTATACGCTTGCCTTATATAGCGATCACGGTCTTACatactaaattaaatatatgtatgttgaAATTGTACACTGCGTGAGTCAAATGGATGGCTATTAATAAAAGCGCACAGTTgattaactaaaaatatatgcaattaaattttatttttatatcttttttagatctttatttaaaacaataagcttatacaatatttaatatcagagAGAAACACTGCACCAAACAcatcacatatattatatatgtatacatgtgtgtatatgtgtatattatagatgtgtgtgtggtgtgtgtgtgcgtgtgttcTTCCATCCATGTATGTGTCAGCAGTGGTCAGTGACTCGTCAATCGTCATTCCTTGTGGTTGTGAGTTGTGTGGTTAACTGTAGCGTGCTTAGCATGGCGTTTCGTGTTGTTCTGTGCTTTATCTTTCTCTGTGGAtagttgtaaataaataaatagaaacatGAAGAAGGAAAAAACTGGCGATAACAGCCGTccatataaattaagtaagaAAAACGGTCA is a window of Temnothorax longispinosus isolate EJ_2023e chromosome 1, Tlon_JGU_v1, whole genome shotgun sequence DNA encoding:
- the LOC139814010 gene encoding uncharacterized protein; this encodes MSHASHVEDSQRWIDQVMARIIENLGLDVDKARYEISKSINFIMTTMYYVRLQFKNKTNDQNEELSMVLKRPMKNFIYITRIDLQFDNEILFYRTYVQPNEMHFYARCYYAEKRSPTDFVIALENVNERGYHSCSYLHNAPFEYTLAAMRELGRFHGKGYVMKELQREKFFDVVARLQESRWEVGNVFVVHSNVKATRSLEYLRRQGHDAAFCDRMEACFTNAFDEVIMKIIKPVEPLATMCHGDFLLSNILFKADEGGRYCAMLIDFAVIRYSTPVVDLSTYLYNCCSIEEIREKFFDILRAYHDALMEYLLDAGVQDIEKYSYNALLDDFRRGALFGFIVASYFLPAMLGYLKPEVIVQDIISLGSLGSAKKQKYAGGDEVCKILADILLHLRDLGCLKHIL